Proteins encoded together in one Micromonospora kangleipakensis window:
- a CDS encoding DNA-directed RNA polymerase subunit beta': protein MLDVNFFDELRIGLATADDIRQWSHGEVKKPETINYRTLKPEKDGLFCEKIFGPQRDWECYCGKYKRVRFKGIICERCGVEVTRSKVRRERMGHIELAAPVTHIWYFKGVPSRLGYLLDLAPKDLEKIIYFASYVVTSVDAESRHRDLSTIENEILAEKRQAENSRDSEIEKRAAKLEADLAELEAEGAKADVRRKVKEGGEREMRQIRDRAQREIDRLDEVLDTFRKLEPKQLVTDELLYRELRDRFGEYFTGGMGAEAIKALVQNMDLGAEAESLRETIRSGKGQRKIRALKRLKVVAAFQNTRNSPLGMVLDCVPVIPPDLRPMVQLDGGRFATSDLNDLYRRVINRNNRLKRLIDLGAPEIIVNNEKRMLQEAVDALFDNGRRGRPVTGPGNRPLKSLSDMLKGKQGRFRQNLLGKRVDYSGRSVIVVGPKLKLHQCGLPKQMALELFKPFVMKRLVDLNHAQNIKSAKRMVERQRPVVWDVLEEVIGEHPVLLNRAPTLHRLGIQAFEPQLVEGKAIQIHPLVCTAFNADFDGDQMAVHVPLSAEAQAEARILMLSSNNILKPADGKPVTMPTQDMVIGLYHLTHLTPGEKGEGRSFSSDAEARMAFDNGELHLQAPVRIRLRGVTGVDNGAGAEPWTAPEGWVEGEALTVETTLGRVLFNETLPQGYRFVNYEIRKGQLSAIVNDLAERFPKVALAATLDGLKEAGFHWATWSGVTIGMEDVIAPPRKREILERYEKEADRIDKQYQRGLMTAEERRGELIEIWTKATNEVAKEMDTALPQENPLWKMINSGARGNLLQLRQIAAIRGLVANPKGEIIPRPIKASYREGLSVLEYFISTHGARKGLADTALRTADSGYLTRRLVDVSQDVIIREEDCGTDRAIPMQIGERLDSKLVVHTHAETSVHARTLADDIKGPDGNVVAERGQDLNSILVDKIVAAGVETVRVRSVLTCESKLGVCAACYGRSLPTGKSVDIGEAVGIIAAQSIGEPGTQLTMRTFHTGGVAGEDITQGLPRVQEIFEARVPKGKAPIADTPGRIRIEDGERSRKIIVVPDDGSDEIVYDKISKRVKLRTHDGGHVEVGEKLTEGTIDPHELLRILGPRAVQVHLTQEVQEVYRSQGVLIHDKHIEIIIRQMLKRVTVIDSGSTEFLPGVLVDRALFESENRRLVGEGGEPAAGRPVLMGITKASLATDSWLSAASFQETTRVLTDAAINSRSDSLVGLKENVIIGKLIPAGTGISKYRNVRVEPTEEAKAKVYSMTGYPETDYGFGPASGQAVPLDDFDFGSYR from the coding sequence GTGCTCGACGTCAACTTCTTCGACGAGCTGCGCATCGGCCTTGCCACCGCTGACGACATCCGTCAGTGGTCGCACGGTGAGGTCAAGAAGCCCGAGACGATCAACTACCGCACGCTCAAGCCGGAAAAGGACGGGCTCTTCTGCGAGAAGATCTTCGGTCCGCAGCGGGACTGGGAGTGCTACTGCGGTAAGTACAAGCGGGTCCGCTTCAAGGGCATCATCTGCGAGCGCTGCGGCGTCGAGGTGACCCGTTCCAAGGTCCGTCGTGAGCGGATGGGGCACATCGAGCTGGCCGCTCCGGTGACCCACATCTGGTACTTCAAGGGCGTGCCGAGCCGGCTGGGCTACCTGCTGGACCTCGCCCCCAAGGACCTCGAGAAGATCATCTACTTCGCCTCGTACGTCGTGACGAGCGTGGACGCCGAGTCGCGTCACCGTGACCTCTCGACCATCGAGAACGAGATCCTGGCCGAGAAGCGGCAGGCCGAGAACAGCCGCGACTCGGAGATCGAGAAGCGGGCCGCCAAGCTCGAGGCCGACCTGGCCGAGCTGGAGGCCGAGGGCGCCAAGGCGGACGTCCGGCGCAAGGTCAAGGAGGGCGGAGAGCGCGAGATGCGCCAGATCCGCGACCGGGCCCAGCGCGAGATCGACCGCCTCGACGAGGTCCTCGACACCTTCCGCAAGCTCGAGCCGAAGCAGCTGGTCACGGACGAGCTGCTCTACCGCGAGCTGCGCGACCGGTTCGGCGAGTACTTCACCGGCGGCATGGGCGCCGAGGCCATCAAGGCCCTGGTCCAGAACATGGACCTCGGGGCCGAGGCCGAGAGCCTGCGCGAGACCATCCGCTCCGGCAAGGGCCAGCGGAAGATCCGGGCGCTCAAGCGGCTGAAGGTCGTCGCGGCGTTCCAGAACACCCGCAACTCGCCGCTCGGCATGGTGCTGGACTGCGTTCCGGTCATCCCGCCGGACCTGCGTCCGATGGTGCAGCTGGACGGTGGCCGCTTCGCGACCTCCGACCTGAACGACCTGTACCGCCGGGTGATCAACCGGAACAACCGCCTCAAGCGGCTGATCGACCTCGGCGCGCCCGAGATCATCGTCAACAACGAGAAGCGGATGCTCCAGGAGGCCGTCGACGCGCTGTTCGACAACGGCCGTCGCGGCCGGCCGGTCACCGGTCCGGGCAACCGCCCGCTGAAGTCTCTCTCCGACATGCTCAAGGGCAAGCAGGGCCGGTTCCGCCAGAACCTGCTGGGCAAGCGCGTCGACTACTCCGGCCGTTCGGTCATCGTGGTCGGCCCGAAGCTCAAGCTGCACCAGTGCGGCCTGCCCAAGCAGATGGCGCTGGAGCTGTTCAAGCCGTTCGTGATGAAGCGGCTGGTCGACCTCAACCACGCGCAGAACATCAAGTCCGCCAAGCGGATGGTCGAGCGGCAGCGGCCGGTCGTGTGGGACGTGCTGGAAGAGGTCATCGGCGAGCACCCCGTGCTGCTGAACCGCGCGCCGACCCTGCACCGGCTGGGCATCCAGGCCTTCGAGCCGCAGCTGGTCGAGGGCAAGGCGATTCAGATCCACCCGCTGGTCTGCACCGCGTTCAACGCCGACTTCGACGGTGACCAGATGGCGGTGCACGTGCCGCTCTCCGCCGAGGCCCAGGCCGAGGCGCGGATCCTGATGCTGTCGTCGAACAACATCCTCAAGCCGGCGGACGGCAAGCCGGTCACCATGCCCACCCAGGACATGGTCATCGGCCTGTACCACCTCACCCACCTCACCCCCGGTGAGAAGGGCGAGGGCCGGTCGTTCAGCTCGGACGCCGAGGCCCGGATGGCGTTCGACAACGGTGAGCTGCACCTGCAGGCCCCGGTCAGGATCCGGCTGCGCGGCGTCACCGGTGTCGACAACGGCGCCGGCGCCGAGCCGTGGACCGCGCCGGAGGGCTGGGTTGAGGGCGAGGCGCTGACGGTGGAGACCACCCTCGGCCGCGTGCTGTTCAACGAGACGCTGCCGCAGGGCTACCGCTTCGTGAACTACGAGATCCGCAAGGGTCAGCTCTCCGCGATCGTCAACGACCTCGCCGAGCGCTTCCCGAAGGTGGCGCTCGCGGCCACCCTCGACGGGCTCAAGGAGGCCGGTTTCCACTGGGCCACCTGGTCCGGCGTGACGATCGGCATGGAGGACGTCATCGCTCCGCCGCGCAAGCGGGAGATCCTGGAGCGGTACGAGAAGGAAGCCGACCGGATCGACAAGCAGTACCAGCGTGGTCTGATGACCGCCGAGGAGCGCCGCGGCGAGCTCATCGAGATCTGGACCAAGGCGACCAACGAGGTCGCCAAGGAGATGGACACCGCGCTGCCGCAGGAGAACCCGCTGTGGAAGATGATCAACTCGGGTGCTCGCGGTAACCTGCTCCAGCTCCGGCAGATCGCGGCGATCCGTGGTCTGGTGGCCAACCCCAAGGGTGAGATCATCCCGCGGCCCATCAAGGCCTCGTACCGGGAGGGTCTGTCCGTGCTGGAGTACTTCATCTCCACGCACGGTGCCCGTAAGGGTCTCGCGGACACCGCCCTGCGTACCGCCGACTCGGGTTACCTGACCCGTCGTCTGGTGGACGTCTCGCAGGACGTCATCATCCGCGAGGAGGACTGCGGCACCGACCGGGCCATCCCGATGCAGATCGGCGAGCGGCTCGACAGCAAGCTGGTCGTCCACACCCACGCCGAGACCAGCGTGCACGCCCGGACCCTGGCCGACGACATCAAGGGGCCGGACGGCAACGTCGTCGCCGAGCGGGGTCAGGACCTCAACTCGATCCTGGTCGACAAGATCGTCGCGGCCGGGGTGGAGACGGTGCGGGTGCGCAGCGTGCTCACCTGTGAGTCGAAGCTCGGCGTCTGCGCGGCTTGCTACGGCCGTTCGCTGCCGACCGGCAAGTCGGTCGACATCGGCGAGGCGGTCGGCATCATCGCCGCCCAGTCCATCGGTGAGCCGGGTACCCAGCTGACGATGCGTACCTTCCACACCGGTGGTGTCGCGGGTGAGGACATCACCCAGGGTCTGCCGCGTGTGCAGGAGATCTTCGAGGCCCGGGTCCCGAAGGGTAAGGCGCCCATCGCCGACACCCCGGGTCGGATCCGGATCGAGGACGGCGAGCGGTCCCGGAAGATCATCGTGGTGCCGGACGACGGCAGCGACGAGATCGTCTACGACAAGATCTCCAAGCGGGTCAAGCTGCGGACCCACGACGGCGGTCACGTCGAGGTCGGCGAGAAGCTCACCGAGGGCACCATCGACCCGCACGAGCTGCTCCGCATCCTCGGCCCGCGCGCGGTCCAGGTCCACCTGACCCAGGAGGTCCAGGAGGTCTACCGCTCGCAGGGTGTGCTCATCCACGACAAGCACATCGAGATCATCATCCGCCAGATGCTCAAGCGGGTGACGGTCATCGACTCCGGCTCGACCGAGTTCCTGCCGGGCGTGCTGGTCGACCGGGCGCTCTTCGAGTCGGAGAACCGCCGGCTCGTCGGCGAGGGCGGCGAGCCCGCCGCCGGTCGCCCGGTGCTGATGGGTATCACCAAGGCCTCGCTGGCCACCGACTCCTGGCTCTCGGCGGCCTCCTTCCAGGAGACCACCCGGGTGCTGACCGACGCGGCGATCAACTCGCGCAGCGACTCGCTCGTCGGCCTCAAGGAGAACGTGATCATCGGTAAGCTCATCCCGGCCGGTACGGGCATCAGCAAGTACCGCAACGTCCGGGTCGAGCCGACCGAGGAGGCGAAGGCCAAGGTCTACTCGATGACCGGCTACCCGGAGACGGACTACGGCTTCGGGCCGGCCAGCGGCCAGGCGGTGCCGCTGGACGACTTCGACTTCGGGTCGTACCGCTAA